In Sporosarcina psychrophila, a genomic segment contains:
- a CDS encoding alpha/beta hydrolase, which produces MMKIVPPKPFFYKGGEKAVLLLHPFTSNTIDMKKLGRYLQKNNYSCYAPLYSGHGLTAEELLTHRPSDWWQDVLNGYKLLKDKGFEKIAVIGLSLGGVFALKVGQELEINGVVTMSVPIHREANFLQKRVFHYAKGYKQLEGKNEEQIKMEK; this is translated from the coding sequence ATGATGAAAATAGTACCCCCTAAGCCTTTTTTCTATAAAGGTGGAGAGAAAGCCGTTTTACTATTACATCCTTTTACAAGCAATACGATTGATATGAAAAAGTTAGGGAGGTATTTGCAAAAGAACAATTATTCTTGCTACGCACCATTATACAGTGGACATGGTTTAACAGCAGAAGAACTTCTCACACATAGACCGTCAGATTGGTGGCAAGATGTACTAAACGGTTACAAGTTGTTGAAGGACAAAGGTTTTGAAAAAATAGCTGTGATTGGTCTTTCTCTTGGTGGTGTGTTTGCATTAAAAGTTGGTCAAGAGTTGGAGATAAATGGTGTTGTGACAATGTCAGTTCCAATACATAGGGAAGCTAATTTTCTACAAAAACGTGTCTTTCATTATGCAAAAGGATACAAACAACTGGAAGGAAAAAATGAAGAACAAATAAAAATGGAGAAATGA
- a CDS encoding alpha/beta fold hydrolase, whose translation MLLHTEVFGVGEPIVFLHTGLQTSLTDFEYQREYFKHNFKVILPDLRGHGKSIENDLSNFFEDSAIDIEETLNKLDVKSTHLVGCSLGALVGLCFAKKFPHKVKSLTISGVLSEKPENWIEMHKKDVESQAQLLKNEDVVNYFDNLHRSDWKQFLYMGQDEHWYPFHETKDLDGINSPVLYMVGEGNKVETKGAILYPLLKEDVHVSIIPFASHLVHSEQPEIYTKVLDAFIKKVVKE comes from the coding sequence TTGCTATTACATACTGAAGTTTTTGGAGTAGGGGAACCAATTGTATTTCTTCATACTGGTTTACAAACTAGTTTAACTGATTTTGAATATCAGAGAGAATATTTTAAACACAACTTTAAAGTTATTCTTCCCGATTTAAGAGGACACGGTAAGTCAATTGAAAATGATTTATCGAATTTCTTTGAGGATTCTGCAATAGATATAGAAGAAACACTAAATAAATTAGATGTGAAATCTACTCATCTAGTTGGGTGTTCATTAGGTGCTTTAGTTGGATTATGCTTCGCTAAAAAATTCCCTCATAAAGTTAAGAGTTTAACTATTTCTGGAGTATTATCTGAAAAACCAGAAAACTGGATCGAAATGCACAAAAAAGATGTAGAATCTCAAGCTCAATTATTAAAAAATGAAGATGTAGTTAATTACTTTGATAATTTACATAGGTCTGATTGGAAACAATTCTTATATATGGGACAAGATGAACATTGGTATCCATTTCACGAGACAAAAGACTTGGATGGTATTAATTCACCGGTTTTATATATGGTTGGTGAAGGAAATAAAGTTGAAACCAAGGGGGCTATCTTGTACCCGTTATTAAAGGAGGACGTTCACGTGTCTATCATTCCCTTTGCCTCGCACCTAGTGCATTCTGAACAGCCAGAAATATATACAAAAGTATTAGATGCTTTTATAAAAAAGGTTGTGAAAGAATAG
- a CDS encoding RNA polymerase sigma factor: MSKQEELYLVLQEKTAIIFKYLIKNGANPRDAEDIIQEALYKFILYIDSIDPNKAYSWLFRVAINQYYDLCRKQKKEVNVPFEGFEFVDDSLLPEDYVQQTEMKKEIHNILNRLSPLHKQILLLKYMLGLSYKEIAEMLDLNPGTLKTYLFRARKSFKEIYRKEQTKHDRLQRK, from the coding sequence TTGAGTAAGCAGGAGGAACTGTACTTAGTTTTACAAGAAAAAACAGCAATCATTTTTAAATATTTAATTAAAAATGGTGCAAATCCCAGGGATGCTGAAGATATTATCCAAGAAGCCTTATATAAATTTATTTTATATATTGATTCAATTGACCCAAACAAAGCTTATAGTTGGCTATTTCGAGTAGCAATTAACCAGTACTATGATTTATGTCGTAAGCAGAAAAAAGAAGTGAATGTACCTTTTGAAGGCTTTGAGTTTGTAGACGATTCACTTTTACCAGAAGACTATGTTCAACAGACGGAAATGAAAAAAGAAATTCATAACATACTAAATCGGCTTTCCCCCTTACATAAACAAATACTCCTGTTGAAATACATGCTTGGATTAAGTTACAAAGAAATTGCGGAGATGCTGGATTTAAATCCAGGAACCTTAAAAACATATCTATTTCGTGCAAGGAAATCCTTTAAAGAAATATATAGGAAGGAGCAAACAAAACATGACAGACTACAAAGAAAGTAA
- a CDS encoding MEDS domain-containing protein, whose product MVEISNGIAKREMKSKMNQLFEDEKNGHLHVLYKYNGIENYIIQVLSYVQDGIAAGDYVILIENSRLYPIIRKELSTRLTKDQMEFIHYVNSLEFYWSSGSYHPPSIADYFSKTIQPYVENKISFRAWAHVEWATMEEPLHLIKDLEVIVDEAVNLLSFPLICAYEGNKMPDYLKTSLMETHPYVLLEDDFIVSEEYQPSNVVK is encoded by the coding sequence GTGGTTGAAATTTCAAATGGTATTGCAAAAAGAGAAATGAAAAGCAAAATGAATCAGTTGTTTGAGGACGAAAAGAATGGTCACCTTCATGTACTATATAAGTATAATGGGATTGAAAATTACATTATACAGGTTTTGAGTTATGTACAAGATGGTATTGCAGCAGGAGATTACGTGATTCTCATTGAGAATTCTCGTCTTTATCCTATTATTCGCAAAGAACTAAGTACACGTTTAACGAAAGATCAAATGGAATTCATACACTATGTAAATAGCCTCGAATTCTATTGGTCAAGTGGCAGTTATCATCCACCTTCAATCGCTGATTACTTCAGTAAGACAATTCAGCCCTATGTTGAAAATAAAATCTCTTTCCGAGCATGGGCACATGTCGAGTGGGCTACTATGGAAGAGCCACTGCATCTTATAAAAGATTTAGAGGTAATAGTAGACGAAGCTGTAAATCTGCTGTCGTTTCCATTGATTTGTGCATACGAAGGAAATAAAATGCCCGACTACCTCAAGACGAGTTTGATGGAAACACATCCTTATGTTCTACTGGAAGATGATTTTATCGTCTCGGAAGAATACCAGCCATCCAATGTAGTAAAATGA
- a CDS encoding IS3 family transposase (programmed frameshift): MSVKRRTFSTDFKKQVVALYENGKSRQDIVKEYELTASALDRWITQFRQSGSFKEKDNQSPEEQELIALRKRNKQLEMEVDIFKASSADHGTKIDVIQQNRHTYSVSAMCKVLKIARSTFYYDNEVSAQKEQVKQEEERVLKEKIAKVFNENRHVYGTRKLKIELDKETEGLTISRRRIGRLMSELGLQSKYAKPSYKPMATRPNEESVLNVLNREFEVDKEMSVLVSDLTYVKVGYRWSYVCFLIDLYNREIVGWSVGAQKDAALVQRAFDSVKYPLGNVNLFHTDRGSEFKNVGIDELLSGYNIKRSLSHKGNPYDNAVAEATFKILKTELINGTHYQTLNQLSLELFDYVNWYNNIRTHSTLGYLSPVAYKKSALNNIV; the protein is encoded by the exons ATGTCCGTAAAAAGAAGAACGTTTTCTACAGATTTCAAAAAACAAGTGGTAGCCCTATATGAAAACGGGAAAAGCCGACAAGATATTGTCAAAGAATATGAATTAACCGCATCTGCTCTTGATAGGTGGATTACACAATTCAGGCAGTCTGGTTCATTCAAAGAGAAAGATAATCAATCTCCAGAAGAGCAGGAGTTGATTGCCTTACGCAAGAGAAATAAGCAACTGGAAATGGAAGTAGATATTT TTAAAGCAAGCAGCGCTGATCATGGGACGAAAATAGATGTGATTCAACAAAACCGTCACACCTATTCGGTATCAGCAATGTGTAAAGTCCTGAAAATTGCGCGTAGCACCTTCTATTATGACAATGAAGTATCCGCTCAAAAAGAACAAGTAAAGCAGGAAGAAGAACGCGTATTAAAAGAAAAGATCGCTAAGGTTTTCAATGAAAACCGACACGTTTATGGTACTCGGAAACTAAAAATAGAACTAGATAAAGAGACAGAAGGCCTTACGATCTCGAGACGCCGAATTGGAAGATTGATGAGCGAACTTGGACTTCAATCAAAATACGCCAAACCTTCCTATAAACCAATGGCAACCAGACCAAATGAAGAATCCGTTCTAAACGTATTAAATCGAGAATTTGAAGTGGACAAAGAGATGTCTGTGTTAGTAAGCGACTTAACATACGTAAAAGTAGGATACCGTTGGAGTTACGTTTGCTTCTTAATCGATTTATACAATCGTGAAATAGTCGGGTGGAGCGTCGGAGCACAAAAAGACGCTGCTTTAGTTCAGCGTGCCTTCGATTCTGTTAAATACCCATTGGGAAACGTGAACTTATTTCATACAGATCGCGGTTCTGAATTTAAAAACGTTGGGATCGATGAATTATTAAGTGGATACAACATTAAAAGATCACTTAGCCATAAAGGGAATCCTTATGATAATGCGGTGGCAGAGGCAACATTTAAGATTTTAAAAACAGAATTGATCAACGGAACCCACTATCAAACCCTTAACCAGCTGTCCCTTGAACTTTTCGATTATGTCAATTGGTACAATAATATCCGTACGCACAGTACATTAGGCTACCTAAGTCCGGTTGCTTATAAAAAATCAGCCCTTAATAATATCGTATGA
- a CDS encoding YibE/F family protein — translation MNVLVWLAAILFILMIVIGGKKGARSFISLFLNFGVILLITLIMADPNANPIILTIIGCTIISCINLFFINKVNSKTKTAFLSTAITIVILLIFINQVTKLTMIQGFGEEEIDELTIFSLYIGVDFVKIAASVIIMSTIGAITDVAISITSPMLEIFNQHPTISRRDLFKSGINIGKDILGSNTNTLFFAFFGGYMALLLWFKDLSYSIGEIVNSKIFGSEMITIFSAGIGIALIVPIASWINAYYLVRTREKKKVK, via the coding sequence ATGAATGTATTGGTGTGGCTAGCAGCCATTTTGTTTATATTGATGATCGTCATTGGCGGAAAAAAAGGAGCACGGTCCTTCATTTCCTTATTCTTAAACTTTGGTGTCATCCTTCTTATCACATTGATCATGGCAGATCCGAATGCAAACCCAATTATCCTGACGATTATTGGGTGCACGATCATTAGTTGTATTAACCTTTTTTTCATCAATAAAGTGAACAGTAAAACAAAAACTGCATTCCTTTCTACTGCCATCACAATTGTTATTTTATTGATTTTTATCAATCAAGTCACGAAATTAACGATGATTCAAGGGTTTGGCGAAGAAGAAATCGATGAATTGACCATATTTTCTCTTTATATTGGTGTAGATTTTGTTAAAATTGCAGCTTCAGTCATTATTATGAGTACAATCGGAGCTATTACGGACGTAGCCATTTCGATTACTTCCCCTATGCTTGAGATATTTAACCAACATCCAACCATTAGTAGAAGAGACTTATTCAAATCTGGGATAAACATTGGAAAGGATATTCTAGGGTCAAATACAAATACGTTGTTTTTTGCCTTTTTTGGGGGTTATATGGCATTGCTTTTGTGGTTTAAAGACTTATCTTATTCTATAGGGGAAATCGTAAATTCAAAGATTTTCGGTAGTGAAATGATTACAATATTTAGTGCAGGTATTGGTATCGCACTGATTGTACCAATTGCTTCCTGGATTAATGCATATTATTTAGTGAGGACAAGGGAAAAAAAGAAAGTTAAATAG
- a CDS encoding DUF4825 domain-containing protein, with amino-acid sequence MKQILKLSSFLLLAILIVSGCNTKNGEEDIFKFKDSYVGDNSAIGNIVNQLQGTEHFKGFELKTNEKPYGIILNYDWSESEQNYKKTAIYNATFLFALVQNVDWITFNFGNQEYKITKENLQNWYGEDFSGLQSEDELKTFIQKHLDDEDKVNQLFR; translated from the coding sequence GTGAAGCAAATACTTAAACTTTCGTCTTTTTTACTGTTGGCAATTTTAATCGTGAGTGGGTGTAATACGAAAAACGGGGAAGAAGATATATTCAAATTTAAGGATTCGTATGTTGGAGATAACAGTGCAATAGGAAATATTGTGAATCAATTACAGGGTACAGAGCATTTTAAAGGATTTGAACTTAAAACAAACGAGAAGCCGTATGGCATTATATTGAATTATGATTGGTCGGAGTCGGAACAAAACTATAAAAAAACAGCTATTTATAACGCTACTTTTTTATTTGCATTAGTTCAGAATGTAGACTGGATAACATTTAATTTTGGTAACCAAGAATACAAAATAACAAAAGAAAATCTGCAAAATTGGTATGGAGAAGATTTTAGCGGGTTGCAAAGTGAAGATGAACTAAAAACATTCATACAAAAACATTTGGATGATGAAGATAAAGTAAACCAGTTATTCCGTTAA
- a CDS encoding IS110 family transposase: MNPVVGLDVAKGESQVQAFLDKSKPFGKSFSVKHTREELHRFIGFLKEIEKMTGQMPMVILESTGHYHTPVVQFMEEHDVIYILLNPIISYQAKKSSLRKVKTDAIDAYQLCVLYYKEDFEPHKNRGLQLLDLRNLSRQQEIVTNMYVEAKLQFHTILDQVFPEYRKVFGDLYSKVSLLMLEEFPTSEAVLSAGESKIAVRVAEYCPSRSVQWAREKAKKIMDAAMRNPFQKVVYQSHLINLQMYIEMLFQYQGHLSILENRIVTLANELEDYKIVQSIPGIGEKIAATIISEIGEIDRFSHPKKLVAFAGVDPRVYSSGKFTATTNRITKRGSSRLRHALYLAVLCGIRSSRNKKLKEFYDKKKSEGKPAKEAIVACINKLLHWIYALLNRKESFLDIA, from the coding sequence ATGAATCCAGTAGTTGGCCTGGATGTGGCAAAAGGAGAAAGCCAAGTTCAGGCATTCTTAGATAAATCAAAACCGTTTGGAAAGAGCTTTTCTGTGAAGCATACCAGAGAGGAATTACATCGCTTTATTGGATTTTTAAAAGAGATAGAAAAGATGACAGGACAAATGCCTATGGTCATTCTAGAATCCACTGGTCATTATCATACCCCCGTTGTTCAATTCATGGAGGAACATGATGTTATATATATCTTGCTTAACCCTATAATTTCTTATCAGGCTAAGAAGTCCAGTTTAAGAAAGGTGAAAACGGACGCAATCGATGCGTATCAGTTGTGTGTGCTTTATTACAAAGAAGATTTTGAACCTCATAAAAACAGAGGGCTTCAGCTTTTAGACCTTCGAAATCTTTCAAGACAACAGGAGATCGTTACGAATATGTATGTAGAAGCAAAACTTCAGTTTCATACTATTTTAGATCAAGTATTTCCTGAATATCGGAAGGTTTTTGGTGATCTATATTCAAAGGTTTCTTTATTGATGTTAGAGGAATTTCCGACTTCAGAAGCCGTCTTATCAGCTGGGGAAAGTAAAATAGCCGTGCGTGTTGCAGAGTACTGCCCTAGTCGTTCTGTCCAATGGGCAAGAGAAAAGGCAAAAAAAATAATGGATGCCGCAATGCGAAATCCATTTCAAAAAGTCGTGTATCAAAGTCACTTAATCAATCTTCAAATGTATATTGAGATGCTTTTTCAGTACCAAGGACACCTTTCAATTTTAGAGAATCGTATTGTGACCTTGGCAAATGAGCTAGAAGACTACAAGATTGTCCAATCGATTCCTGGAATAGGAGAAAAAATCGCTGCAACGATTATCTCCGAAATTGGTGAAATCGATCGGTTTAGTCATCCGAAAAAACTGGTTGCCTTTGCAGGAGTAGATCCCAGAGTTTACTCATCAGGAAAGTTCACAGCAACAACCAACCGTATTACTAAAAGAGGTTCAAGCAGACTGCGTCACGCCTTGTATCTAGCAGTATTATGTGGAATAAGAAGTTCAAGGAACAAAAAGCTTAAAGAATTCTATGATAAGAAAAAGTCAGAAGGAAAGCCTGCCAAAGAAGCGATTGTAGCCTGTATTAATAAATTACTTCATTGGATTTATGCATTATTAAACAGAAAAGAATCTTTCCTTGATATAGCTTAA
- a CDS encoding YibE/F family protein, whose protein sequence is MNVVINKLKKLLLKNIVLYSIIAVCFVGSILFVQYNYSFYDRPIAKIIETNLEDSVQVVDMHNNRDQLFTQQIIAEVKNGQEKGQQIHITNEYSTSGAYDHAYRVGNDLFVSIDEQTKASGDLTGSIKDIKRDKYIVMIMWVFIFVLLLIGKKQGFFSIVSLAVNALLLSFALDVYVNNSSISLLWICGITVILFTVTSLLLVNGFNEKAYAAIVATLLGTFISLLIAYLVIWITAGSGLRYEEMSFLTRPYEMVFMAGLFVGSLGAVMDVAITMSSSIFGLYEKDNHISTKALKKSGLEIGKDIMGTMTNILFFAYISGSIPVLILYIKNHTSLSFALSMNLSLELARALAGGIGIVLAIPIGLYTSIFFVNRKRHKL, encoded by the coding sequence TTGAATGTTGTCATAAACAAATTAAAAAAATTGCTACTCAAAAATATTGTTTTGTACAGCATTATAGCAGTTTGTTTTGTTGGTTCTATACTGTTTGTTCAATACAATTATTCTTTTTACGATCGACCAATTGCTAAAATTATCGAGACCAATCTCGAAGATTCAGTTCAAGTTGTTGATATGCATAACAATCGCGACCAGTTGTTCACACAGCAAATCATCGCCGAGGTTAAAAATGGACAAGAAAAAGGACAACAAATCCATATAACGAACGAGTATTCAACTTCTGGTGCTTATGACCATGCATATCGTGTAGGAAACGATTTGTTTGTTTCAATTGATGAGCAAACAAAGGCATCAGGCGATTTAACCGGAAGTATAAAAGATATTAAACGTGATAAATACATTGTTATGATCATGTGGGTATTTATATTTGTTTTACTTCTAATTGGGAAAAAACAAGGATTTTTTTCGATCGTCAGTTTAGCAGTCAATGCCCTCTTATTATCTTTTGCACTAGATGTTTATGTAAACAATTCATCTATCAGTTTACTTTGGATATGCGGGATAACCGTTATTTTATTTACCGTCACCTCTTTGTTACTCGTGAACGGTTTTAACGAAAAAGCATATGCTGCGATTGTCGCAACACTTTTAGGAACATTTATCTCCTTACTGATTGCTTATCTGGTCATATGGATCACTGCAGGAAGCGGGTTACGATATGAGGAGATGAGCTTTCTGACACGCCCTTATGAAATGGTATTCATGGCTGGTCTCTTCGTCGGTTCTTTAGGTGCAGTGATGGATGTCGCCATTACAATGTCTTCCTCTATATTCGGGCTTTACGAGAAAGACAATCATATATCGACAAAAGCATTGAAGAAATCCGGTTTAGAAATTGGAAAAGACATTATGGGTACCATGACTAACATTTTGTTCTTTGCGTACATTAGCGGATCCATACCAGTCCTTATTTTATATATAAAAAACCACACTTCACTGTCATTTGCCCTTTCTATGAACCTTTCTTTGGAATTGGCACGAGCGTTGGCTGGTGGTATTGGAATTGTATTAGCAATTCCAATCGGTTTATACACTTCTATCTTCTTTGTAAATCGAAAGAGGCATAAATTATGA
- a CDS encoding alpha/beta hydrolase, with translation MKRLQNISIDSLVEFQQLIDITMDKLALLTSPIRILYGELDEPLYKESAEVIFQSVATNQKTMKGYPNSKHLMTLGTDINDVNKDILTFLNELTW, from the coding sequence ATGAAACGTCTTCAAAATATTTCTATCGATTCATTAGTTGAGTTCCAACAGCTAATTGATATAACGATGGATAAATTAGCACTTTTAACATCACCAATTCGCATATTATATGGTGAGTTAGATGAGCCATTGTATAAAGAAAGTGCAGAGGTAATTTTTCAAAGCGTTGCGACGAATCAAAAAACAATGAAGGGGTACCCGAACTCTAAACATTTAATGACATTAGGCACGGATATAAATGACGTGAACAAAGATATACTTACATTTTTAAATGAATTAACTTGGTAA
- a CDS encoding inner-membrane translocator, whose protein sequence is MEDLLLFLFILVIISLNIVAFRLFKKGRLNLIISGIIMMILAPVLGFSSGALFLHFYDWNSGGTGEGAGYGGAFLGLITLANGILILVIGIIRWIITIWRKK, encoded by the coding sequence ATGGAAGATTTGCTTTTATTTTTGTTTATCTTAGTCATAATATCGCTTAATATTGTTGCCTTTAGATTGTTTAAAAAAGGAAGATTAAATCTTATTATATCAGGCATCATTATGATGATACTTGCTCCAGTTCTTGGTTTTTCAAGTGGTGCATTATTTCTTCACTTTTATGATTGGAATTCAGGGGGAACTGGAGAGGGGGCTGGTTATGGTGGAGCATTTTTAGGACTAATAACATTAGCTAATGGAATACTCATTCTGGTTATTGGAATTATTAGGTGGATTATAACAATTTGGAGAAAAAAGTGA
- a CDS encoding anti sigma factor C-terminal domain-containing protein encodes MTDYKESKEELELNELFEGNSTSNISKVVRKAKRGTILRTIAISTLVIVFLSITLGFTWLSIMRWSEQKAIRDIRQFSMITNPNVEEAGVLIEGNGLFEGILTFNRYKEIEGIPVNWSDYVVTYSLFGGVSRFTGDHSPIQIQNKNNGQMQLYDPGTKQRMMKFYHPEVRYSEVSDDLAVLSEFSDDTLVEMALSFDQKYSPEEVREGIPKGITLKWHWTDTYSETDIERLNVENIKVENGDTTIKVEALPEMATEVYGFEESSEFERLFIQYIEGGLSEKDGKYFGEFERIYLNMKGDSSTLTADNLNIIGAVVTGTASDLKALKDVDMIRASVLGVIANPTK; translated from the coding sequence ATGACAGACTACAAAGAAAGTAAAGAGGAATTAGAGCTAAATGAACTTTTTGAAGGAAATTCGACCAGTAACATTTCAAAGGTAGTAAGGAAGGCAAAAAGAGGGACGATTCTTCGAACCATTGCAATTTCCACATTGGTAATCGTTTTTCTAAGCATCACTTTAGGTTTTACGTGGCTTTCAATCATGAGATGGAGTGAACAAAAGGCAATTCGGGATATTCGACAATTTAGCATGATAACCAATCCAAACGTAGAGGAAGCGGGTGTGCTAATAGAGGGGAATGGCTTATTTGAGGGTATTTTAACCTTTAACCGATACAAAGAGATTGAAGGAATCCCAGTAAATTGGAGTGATTATGTTGTTACTTATAGCCTCTTTGGTGGAGTCAGCCGTTTCACTGGTGACCATTCTCCAATACAAATTCAAAATAAAAATAATGGTCAAATGCAACTTTATGATCCTGGGACAAAGCAAAGAATGATGAAATTTTATCATCCTGAAGTGAGGTACAGTGAAGTTAGTGATGACTTAGCTGTTCTAAGTGAATTCTCGGACGACACTCTCGTGGAAATGGCGTTATCATTTGACCAAAAATATTCACCTGAGGAAGTAAGAGAAGGAATTCCAAAAGGTATTACGCTTAAGTGGCACTGGACTGATACTTATTCAGAGACGGACATAGAGAGGTTGAATGTTGAAAATATCAAAGTGGAAAATGGAGATACGACGATCAAAGTGGAAGCTTTACCTGAAATGGCTACTGAAGTATATGGGTTTGAGGAGTCTTCCGAATTTGAGCGACTGTTTATCCAATACATTGAAGGAGGGTTAAGCGAGAAAGATGGAAAATACTTTGGGGAATTTGAACGGATTTATCTCAATATGAAAGGTGATTCTTCAACTCTAACTGCAGACAACCTAAACATAATAGGTGCAGTGGTTACAGGAACAGCCTCAGACTTAAAAGCATTGAAAGATGTAGATATGATTCGAGCTTCTGTACTTGGAGTTATAGCAAATCCCACTAAATAG
- a CDS encoding amino acid ABC transporter permease has protein sequence MDFSGAFSPDNLKFLMEGFYVTLKVALISIIFSFIIGGAIGTLRFAKIPILSKILAAVVETIRNLPLLLIILFTYFALPEMGINLSITVSAIVALTVFESAMLAEIVRGGLNSIEKGQMEAARSSGLTYVQALRTVILPQALRRMVPNLVSQFISLLKDTSLAVVIALPELLHHAKIIQAQQQSYVIPIFILIALMYFVVNYALSLIARRLELKTT, from the coding sequence ATGGATTTTTCAGGTGCATTTAGTCCAGATAATCTTAAGTTTTTAATGGAAGGCTTTTATGTTACGTTAAAAGTTGCCTTGATTTCAATTATTTTTAGCTTTATTATTGGCGGGGCAATCGGAACATTACGGTTTGCTAAAATACCTATCCTTTCAAAAATATTAGCGGCAGTTGTAGAAACAATCCGAAACTTACCGCTACTACTTATTATATTGTTTACTTATTTTGCACTTCCAGAGATGGGTATTAATTTAAGTATTACTGTTTCTGCTATTGTGGCATTGACTGTTTTTGAATCAGCCATGCTCGCTGAAATTGTTCGGGGTGGATTGAATTCTATTGAAAAAGGACAAATGGAAGCTGCACGTTCTTCAGGACTTACATACGTTCAAGCATTGAGAACGGTGATTTTGCCACAAGCTCTCAGAAGAATGGTACCAAACCTTGTCAGTCAATTTATTTCACTTCTAAAAGATACATCGCTGGCAGTAGTCATTGCACTTCCGGAACTGCTCCATCACGCAAAAATTATTCAAGCACAACAGCAAAGCTATGTGATTCCAATCTTCATTTTAATCGCACTTATGTACTTCGTTGTCAATTACGCTTTATCTTTAATTGCACGAAGACTAGAATTGAAAACTACTTAA
- a CDS encoding amino acid ABC transporter permease, protein MLDFSILINYFDMYWNGFKVTLLISFIALIGSFFIGAIVAVMRIVPIAPLRWIAIAYVEFFRNIPLLVIVFFFYIATPSLGLQLSGFTAGTIGLTIYTSAFIAEAIRSGILSVPTGQMEAARSSGLKYGQTMRMVILPQAIKIVVPPIGNQFINLVKNSSILALIAGTELMYQADLISAKTYVVFDVYIFVALFYLIITIPLSFGVSYLEKRLANSH, encoded by the coding sequence ATGCTGGATTTCTCAATTCTAATAAACTATTTCGATATGTATTGGAATGGATTTAAAGTCACGTTATTGATTAGTTTTATTGCGTTAATAGGGAGCTTTTTTATCGGTGCTATCGTAGCAGTTATGAGAATTGTACCGATTGCACCTCTTCGATGGATAGCCATCGCATATGTTGAGTTTTTCCGAAATATTCCACTGCTTGTAATTGTTTTTTTCTTTTATATTGCAACACCAAGCTTAGGGCTGCAACTCTCAGGTTTTACTGCCGGAACGATTGGATTAACCATTTATACGTCTGCTTTTATTGCGGAAGCAATTCGTTCTGGAATATTGTCAGTTCCCACAGGGCAGATGGAAGCTGCAAGGTCATCAGGTTTAAAATATGGCCAAACAATGAGAATGGTTATTTTACCTCAAGCAATAAAAATTGTAGTACCTCCTATTGGTAACCAATTTATTAATTTAGTGAAAAACTCATCTATATTGGCGCTTATTGCCGGTACCGAACTAATGTATCAGGCAGATCTCATATCAGCCAAGACTTATGTAGTCTTTGATGTGTACATATTTGTCGCTCTATTTTATTTAATCATTACCATTCCATTAAGCTTCGGCGTATCATACCTTGAAAAACGTCTTGCTAATAGCCATTAA